From a region of the Ficedula albicollis isolate OC2 linkage group LG35 unlocalized genomic scaffold, FicAlb1.5 N00782, whole genome shotgun sequence genome:
- the LOC101813323 gene encoding zinc finger protein 239-like produces the protein MEEEEAARKRKMAQEPQADKELSTESREDKSPRQNLVEEAVCSGSTAQESNGEENPRRSRTRRGCKRRGRGSEEERPSLGRAGGRRWSQSSDLVVHEQLRDEQKPHKCSECGMSFRWRSSLIPHQRMHTGERPYECGECGKRFRIRDNLLVHQRSHTDEKPFRCPACGKGFRKNSDLITHQRIHTGERPYECSKCGKRFRTSSDLVKHYQTHTQERPYECPDCGKGFRHKSHLIRHRRIHTGERPYECEECGKSFSRSCHLIRHQRIHPGERPYECE, from the exons atggaggaggaggaggctgcgaggaagaggaagatggcccaggagccccaggcag ACAAGGAGCTGAGCACGGAGAGCAGGGAGGACAAATCCCCGCGGCAGAACCTGGTGGAAGAGGCCGTTTGCAGCGGCTCCACGGCGCAGGAATCCAACGGGGAGGAAAATCCGCGGAGATCCCgcaccaggaggggctgcaaACGCAGAGGGCGGGGATCTGAGGAGGAAAGACCCAGCCTGGGCCGGGCAGGCGGCCGGAGATGGAGCCAGAGCTCGGACCTGGTGGTGCATGAGCAGCTTCGTGATGAGCAGAAGCCCCACAAGTGCTCAGAGTGTGGGATGAGCTTCAGATGGAGGTCCAGCCTGATCCCCCACCAGAGGATGcacactggggagaggccctacgagtgtggggagtgtgggaagagGTTTCGCATCAGAGACAATCTCCTCGTGCACCAGCGCTCGCACACAGACGAGAAGCCCTTCCGCTGCCCCGCCTGCGGGAAGGGCTTCAGGAAAAACTCCGACCTCATCACCCACCAGCgcatccacactggggagaggccctacgaGTGTTCTAAGTGTGGGAAGAGGTTTCGCACCAGCTCTGATCTCGTCAAGCACtaccagacacacacacaggagaggCCCTACGAGTGTCCTGACTGCGGGAAGGGCTTCAGGCACAAGTCCCACCTGATCCGCCACCGGCGAATCCACACTGGAGagaggccctacgagtgtgaggagtgtgggaagagcttcagccGGAGCTGCCACCTAATCCGCCACCAGAGGATCCACCCTGGGGAGAGGCCCTATGAGTGTGAG